In Triplophysa rosa linkage group LG18, Trosa_1v2, whole genome shotgun sequence, a genomic segment contains:
- the thrab gene encoding thyroid hormone receptor alpha isoform X2, translated as MHILQSHCVIRWLDGPKRKRKNSQCSMKSMSGYIPSYLEKDEPCVVCGDKATGYHYRCITCEGCKGFFRRTIQKNLHPSYSCKYDGCCIIDKITRNQCQLCRFKKCIDVGMAMDLVLDDSKRVAKRRLIEENREKRKKEEIVKSLQNRPEPSSSEWELIRMVTEAHRHTNAQGSHWKQKRKFLPEDIGQSPVAPTSDGDKVDLEAFSEFTKIITPAITRVVDFAKKLSMFSELPCEDQIILLKGCCMEIMSLRAAVRYDPESETLTLSGEMAVKREQLKNGGLGVVSDAIFDLGKSLAQFNLDDSEVALLQAVLLMSSDRTGLTCMEKIENCQEMFLLAFEHYINYRKHNIPHFWPKLLMKVTDLRMIGACHASRFLHMKVECPTELFPPLFLEVFEDQEV; from the exons GTGGCTCGATGGCCCGAAAAGGAAGAGAAAGAACAGCCAGTGTTCGATGAAGAGCATGTCGG GGTATATCCCCAGCTACCTGGAGAAGGATGAGCCATGTGTGGTGTGTGGGGACAAAGCAACCGGCTATCACTACCGCTGTATCACCTGCGAAGGTTGCAAG GGATTTTTCAGGCGCACCATCCAGAAGAACCTCCACCCATCTTACTCCTGTAAATACGATGGCTGCTGCATCATCGACAAGATCACCCGGAACCAATGCCAGCTGTGTCGCTTTAAGAAATGCATCGACGTGGGCATGGCAATGGATC TGGTTCTGGACGATTCCAAACGGGTTGCGAAGAGACGTCTCATTGAGGAGAACCGTGAAAAGAGGAAGAAGGAGGAGATAGTGAAGTCTTTGCAGAATCGGCCAGAACCCAGCAGCTCAGAGTGGGAGTTGATTCGCATGGTGACAGAAGCTCACCGTCATACCAACGCACAGGGCTCTCACTGGAAACAGAAGCGCAAGTTCCTG CCGGAGGACATTGGACAATCTCCAGTTGCCCCCACATCAGACGGGGACAAAGTAGATCTGGAAGCCTTCAGCGAGTTCACCAAGATCATCACACCGGCCATCACACGCGTCGTCGACTTTGCCAAAAAACTGTCCATGTTTTCGGAG CTGCCTTGTGAGGATCAGATCATTTTGCTGAAGGGCTGCTGTATGGAGATCATGTCCTTGCGTGCTGCGGTCCGGTATGACCCTGAAAGCGAGACCCTGACACTCAGCGGAGAGATGGCCGTCAAGCGAGAGCAGCTGAAGAACGGAGGCCTGGGCGTGGTGTCTGATGCCATCTTCGACCTGGGCAAGAGCCTGGCGCAGTTCAACCTGGACGACTCCGAAGTGGCCCTGCTACAGGCCGTACTGCTCATGAGCTCAG ATCGCACAGGCCTGACATGCATGGAGAAGATCGAGAATTGTCAGGAGATGTTCCTCCTGGCGTTCGAACACTACATCAACTATCGCAAGCACAACATTCCCCATTTCTGGCCCAAGCTGCTGATGAAGGTGACGGACCTGCGCATGATCGGAGCCTGCCACGCCAGTCGCTTCCTGCACATGAAGGTGGAATGCCCCACCGAACTCTTCCCTCCGCTTTTCCTGGAGGTCTTTGAGGATCAGGAGGTGTGA
- the thrab gene encoding thyroid hormone receptor alpha isoform X1 — protein MEHMPKEQDTNQSEGEEKRWLDGPKRKRKNSQCSMKSMSGYIPSYLEKDEPCVVCGDKATGYHYRCITCEGCKGFFRRTIQKNLHPSYSCKYDGCCIIDKITRNQCQLCRFKKCIDVGMAMDLVLDDSKRVAKRRLIEENREKRKKEEIVKSLQNRPEPSSSEWELIRMVTEAHRHTNAQGSHWKQKRKFLPEDIGQSPVAPTSDGDKVDLEAFSEFTKIITPAITRVVDFAKKLSMFSELPCEDQIILLKGCCMEIMSLRAAVRYDPESETLTLSGEMAVKREQLKNGGLGVVSDAIFDLGKSLAQFNLDDSEVALLQAVLLMSSDRTGLTCMEKIENCQEMFLLAFEHYINYRKHNIPHFWPKLLMKVTDLRMIGACHASRFLHMKVECPTELFPPLFLEVFEDQEV, from the exons GTGGCTCGATGGCCCGAAAAGGAAGAGAAAGAACAGCCAGTGTTCGATGAAGAGCATGTCGG GGTATATCCCCAGCTACCTGGAGAAGGATGAGCCATGTGTGGTGTGTGGGGACAAAGCAACCGGCTATCACTACCGCTGTATCACCTGCGAAGGTTGCAAG GGATTTTTCAGGCGCACCATCCAGAAGAACCTCCACCCATCTTACTCCTGTAAATACGATGGCTGCTGCATCATCGACAAGATCACCCGGAACCAATGCCAGCTGTGTCGCTTTAAGAAATGCATCGACGTGGGCATGGCAATGGATC TGGTTCTGGACGATTCCAAACGGGTTGCGAAGAGACGTCTCATTGAGGAGAACCGTGAAAAGAGGAAGAAGGAGGAGATAGTGAAGTCTTTGCAGAATCGGCCAGAACCCAGCAGCTCAGAGTGGGAGTTGATTCGCATGGTGACAGAAGCTCACCGTCATACCAACGCACAGGGCTCTCACTGGAAACAGAAGCGCAAGTTCCTG CCGGAGGACATTGGACAATCTCCAGTTGCCCCCACATCAGACGGGGACAAAGTAGATCTGGAAGCCTTCAGCGAGTTCACCAAGATCATCACACCGGCCATCACACGCGTCGTCGACTTTGCCAAAAAACTGTCCATGTTTTCGGAG CTGCCTTGTGAGGATCAGATCATTTTGCTGAAGGGCTGCTGTATGGAGATCATGTCCTTGCGTGCTGCGGTCCGGTATGACCCTGAAAGCGAGACCCTGACACTCAGCGGAGAGATGGCCGTCAAGCGAGAGCAGCTGAAGAACGGAGGCCTGGGCGTGGTGTCTGATGCCATCTTCGACCTGGGCAAGAGCCTGGCGCAGTTCAACCTGGACGACTCCGAAGTGGCCCTGCTACAGGCCGTACTGCTCATGAGCTCAG ATCGCACAGGCCTGACATGCATGGAGAAGATCGAGAATTGTCAGGAGATGTTCCTCCTGGCGTTCGAACACTACATCAACTATCGCAAGCACAACATTCCCCATTTCTGGCCCAAGCTGCTGATGAAGGTGACGGACCTGCGCATGATCGGAGCCTGCCACGCCAGTCGCTTCCTGCACATGAAGGTGGAATGCCCCACCGAACTCTTCCCTCCGCTTTTCCTGGAGGTCTTTGAGGATCAGGAGGTGTGA